One region of Chitinophagales bacterium genomic DNA includes:
- a CDS encoding cation diffusion facilitator family transporter gives MGHHHQHDLKEASGKNLKIAFFLNFGFTILEIVGGLYVNSIAIISDAIHDLGDSLSLGIAWYLNKKSKKGASEKFSFGYARFSLLGAVINSLVLILGSVFVINEAISRILEPEASNAQGMILFAIFGIAVNGYAAWKLSGGKSMNEKVVSLHLLEDVLGWVAVLIVGIVLLFKEINYLDPALSLLITIYILWNVIKRLKESVYIFLQKKPEDINQQEIEAEIMKIENIDSLHHTHIWSLEGENHVFTTHVKLKNISDPNQIIDIKKQLKEILGKYPFQHYTIETELDKETCDMLDANSN, from the coding sequence ATGGGGCACCATCACCAGCATGATCTTAAGGAAGCATCCGGAAAGAATCTGAAAATCGCCTTTTTCCTCAATTTCGGATTTACTATCCTTGAAATAGTTGGCGGACTGTATGTCAATAGTATCGCCATTATCTCCGATGCGATTCACGACCTGGGCGATAGCCTTTCATTAGGAATAGCTTGGTATCTCAACAAAAAGTCAAAAAAAGGAGCCAGTGAAAAATTTTCATTTGGCTATGCGCGCTTTTCCCTTCTGGGAGCTGTGATCAACAGTTTGGTTTTAATCCTCGGTTCGGTGTTTGTCATCAATGAAGCCATCAGTCGCATACTTGAACCTGAGGCGAGCAATGCACAAGGCATGATCTTGTTTGCCATTTTTGGTATAGCTGTAAATGGCTATGCCGCCTGGAAACTCAGCGGTGGAAAATCCATGAATGAAAAAGTAGTATCCCTGCACCTGTTGGAAGATGTGTTGGGCTGGGTGGCTGTTTTGATTGTGGGTATTGTATTGTTGTTTAAAGAAATCAATTACCTGGATCCTGCACTTTCACTTTTGATCACTATTTATATTCTGTGGAATGTGATCAAACGACTGAAAGAAAGCGTGTATATATTTCTGCAGAAAAAGCCTGAGGACATCAATCAACAGGAAATAGAGGCTGAAATCATGAAAATTGAGAACATAGATTCGCTACACCACACCCATATTTGGTCCTTGGAAGGCGAAAACCATGTTTTTACTACCCATGTAAAACTCAAAAACATTTCCGATCCCAATCAAATCATCGATATTAAAAAGCAATTGAAAGAAATCCTGGGCAAATACCCTTTTCAGCATTATACCATTGAAACAGAGTTGGACAAAGAAACCTGTGATATGTTGGATGCCAATTCAAACTGA
- a CDS encoding AbrB/MazE/SpoVT family DNA-binding domain-containing protein, producing the protein MEISIIQIGNSKGIRFTKSILEKYNIKDQVEIIFEKGQIILKPIDEPRKGWDKAFKEQHENKDDKLLMEDVFDDEDFEEWN; encoded by the coding sequence ATGGAAATTTCAATCATACAAATTGGCAATTCAAAAGGGATCAGGTTCACAAAATCAATCCTTGAAAAATACAATATCAAGGATCAGGTTGAAATCATTTTTGAAAAAGGTCAAATAATTCTCAAACCTATTGATGAACCCCGTAAAGGATGGGATAAAGCTTTCAAGGAACAACATGAAAACAAGGACGATAAATTACTAATGGAGGATGTTTTTGATGATGAAGATTTTGAAGAATGGAATTGA